One window of Ziziphus jujuba cultivar Dongzao chromosome 5, ASM3175591v1 genomic DNA carries:
- the LOC107419944 gene encoding ubiquitin C-terminal hydrolase 22 produces the protein MNTRNPLYTIPKPCKHLSDYKLKHGLNGYKCLQKCLKTTPDGRTRVEKLNTKIPICSICNGYQGRLYFCIICSSISCSDHSFMHTQSRSGHDIAVDIERAELYCCVCCDQVYDPDFDRAVMSKHNIDMPDVESIGERLCKRKRLGSGAELVDLKKSKHLALMRDRRAKSCYPIGLRGLNNLGNTCFMNSVLQALLHAPPLRSYFLSNQHNLETCRRKSGDRLCLPCDIGEIFEAVFSGNRSPYSPVQFLYSWWQHSANLASYEQQDAHEFFIAMLDGIHEKECRRLNKRKDNGDCQCIAHRAFSGQLRSDVTCMTCGFTSTTYDPCVDISLDLDTNNHSLTDGVNKLSKPNTSGSTFSLLGCLDLFTKPEKLGSDQKLYCQNCQGMRDSSKQLSIRRLPLVLSLHIKRFEHSLIRRMSRKINGYLHFPFSLDMTPYLSSSIVRNRFGNGIFAFEGDESDVSTEFEIFAMVTHSGTLESGHYVTYLRLVDQWYKCDDAWITEVDEGTVRASQCYMMFYVQKKLYPKEIGN, from the exons ATGAACACAAGAAATCCACTTTACACGATCCCCAAACCCTGCAAGCACCTTTCGGATTACAAGCTCAAACATGGGTTGAATGGCTATAAATGCCTCCAAAAGTGCCTCAAAACCACCCCTGATGGGAGGACCAGGGTTGAGAAGCTCAATACAAAGATACCCATTTGCAGTATCTGTAATGGGTATCAAGGTAGATTGTATTTCTGCATAATTTGCTCTTCAATCTCATGTTCAGACCATAGCTTTATGCATACCCAATCTAGAAGCGGCCATGATATAGCGGTGGACATTGAAAGGGCCGAGCTTTACTGCTGCGTGTGCTGTGATCAGGTTTATGATCCTGATTTTGATAGGGCTGTGATGTCAAAACATAACATTGATATGCCAGATGTAGAGAGCATCGGTGAGAGACTATGTAAGAGAAAGAGGTTGGGTTCAGGGGCCGAATTGGTAGATTTGAAGAAGTCCAAGCACTTGGCTTTGATGAGAGATCGGAGGGCTAAATCGTGCTATCCAATTGGTTTGAGGGGTTTGAATAATTTGGGTAATACTTGTTTCATGAATTCTGTGTTGCAAGCATTACTACACGCACCCCCTCTGAGGAGTTACTTCTTGAGCAATCAGCATAATCTTGAAACATGCCGCAGAAAATCAGGGGACCGGCTATGTCTGCCTTGTGACATTGGGGAGATTTTCGAGGCTGTTTTTTCGGGTAACCGGAGTCCTTATAGTCCTGTTCAATTTCTTTACAG TTGGTGGCAGCATTCTGCAAATCTGGCGAGTTATGAACAACAGGATGCTCATGAGTTCTTCATTGCAATGTTAGATGGTATCCATGAAAAAGAGTGCAGAAGATTGAACAAAAGAAAAG ATAATGGAGATTGTCAATGTATTGCTCATAGGGCATTCTCCGGACAGTTGAGATCAGATGTTACATGTATGACATGTGGGTTCACTTCGACAACATATGATCCTTGTGTAGATATTTCACTTGATCTGGATACAAACAATCATTCCTTGACAGATGGTGTTAACAAGCTTTCTAAACCAAATACAAGCGGCAGTACATTTAGTCTTTTAGGTTGTTTGGACTTGTTTACAAAGCCAGAGAAGTTGGGGTCGGATCAAAAGTTGTATTGTCAAAACTGTCAAGGTATGCGAGACTCATCAAAGCAGTTGTCCATCAGAAGGCTCCCATTGGTATTGTCTTTGCATATCAAACGCTTTGAGCACTCTCTGATAAGAAGAATGTCGAGAAAGATCAATGGCTATTTGCATTTTCCTTTCTCCCTAGACATGACTCCATATCTGTCATCATCAATTGTCAGAAACAGATTTGGGAATGGGATCTTTGCTTTTGAGGGTGATGAATCTGATGTGTCAACAGAATTTGAGATTTTTGCAATGGTTACTCATTCTGGGACACTTGAATCTGGTCATTATGTGACATATCTACGCTTGGTAGACCAATGGTACAAATGTGATGATGCTTGGATTACTGAGGTTGATGAGGGGACTGTGAGAGCTTCCCAATGTTATATGATGTTTTATGTGCAGAAAAAGCTTTACCCTAAAGAGATTGGAAATTGA